Proteins found in one Streptomyces sp. CB09001 genomic segment:
- a CDS encoding L,D-transpeptidase family protein — translation MLPEHATLPIRPHRLALAVATCGALLLATGCGTDEGDTAAEQVAADAGPGATEPSATATASPSASESASASPSPSATPSGSASPTTGAAASKTGEAGHAGDGDTAGGTRSGAGTGTGTQPDPAPGAAAPDFPIPVEAGNATQLITVKARGSYATVTAWAKGSAGWKAQFSTESGRVGSNGVTNGATRQQGTWTTPTGTYTITEGFGVEASGTSMPYHVVTDDDWWVEDPESKFYNSMHGAQGADFPLTESGDRGSEHLIGYPTQYAKALVINFNRWPATPGRGAGIFLHVNGSGATAGCVSVPRATMDRFMNWIEPSAHPRIAIG, via the coding sequence GTGCTGCCCGAACACGCCACCCTGCCCATACGCCCCCACAGACTCGCCCTCGCCGTCGCCACCTGCGGTGCACTGCTCCTCGCCACCGGCTGCGGTACGGACGAAGGCGACACGGCGGCGGAGCAGGTGGCAGCAGACGCGGGACCGGGCGCGACCGAACCGAGCGCGACGGCCACGGCCTCCCCCAGTGCGTCCGAATCCGCGTCCGCCTCCCCCTCGCCGTCGGCCACCCCGAGCGGCAGCGCCTCGCCGACCACCGGGGCGGCCGCCTCCAAGACCGGTGAAGCCGGCCATGCGGGCGACGGCGACACGGCGGGAGGAACGCGATCCGGTGCCGGCACCGGCACCGGCACTCAGCCGGACCCGGCACCGGGCGCAGCCGCCCCGGACTTCCCCATCCCCGTCGAGGCCGGCAACGCCACGCAGTTGATCACGGTCAAGGCCCGTGGCTCCTACGCCACGGTCACCGCGTGGGCCAAGGGATCCGCCGGCTGGAAGGCGCAGTTCTCCACCGAGTCCGGGCGGGTCGGGTCCAACGGGGTCACCAACGGGGCGACGCGGCAGCAGGGCACCTGGACCACCCCCACCGGGACGTACACGATCACCGAGGGATTCGGCGTGGAGGCGAGCGGCACGAGCATGCCGTACCACGTCGTCACGGACGACGACTGGTGGGTGGAGGACCCGGAGTCGAAGTTCTACAACTCCATGCACGGCGCGCAGGGCGCGGACTTCCCGCTGACCGAATCCGGCGACCGCGGCAGCGAACACCTCATCGGCTACCCCACCCAGTACGCCAAAGCACTCGTCATCAACTTCAACCGGTGGCCCGCCACCCCCGGCCGCGGCGCCGGCATCTTCCTTCACGTCAACGGCAGCGGCGCCACAGCAGGTTGCGTCTCCGTCCCCCGGGCCACCATGGACCGTTTCATGAACTGGATCGAACCGTCCGCCCATCCCCGGATCGCCATCGGCTGA
- a CDS encoding DUF2637 domain-containing protein, translating to MPYGEGSFHTTGSGRHRAPEAASQETLVPPEPGWDPAEELAFLLQDAMEQQTGAPSATDTSALAPAPGTPLSNLQEITAELPPLRESPTSHRRVRRGRKVSRLRAASLFVAALAAVIAASVSLFGGMVAYEPLRLAAVTRTRGSVVSWWPLLVYGPWLVASLAVLRAALHQRRAVHSWAVVLLFSAIAMLLCIAEAPRTISDGAAAALPGLASLVCFQQVIRQITLTRPPRRAVPRHRQRAAVTPGDDPSGRAAADPVSLPQQRQNAVRSPRPGTGPGKRT from the coding sequence ATGCCGTACGGCGAAGGGTCGTTCCACACCACGGGCAGCGGTCGGCACCGCGCGCCCGAGGCGGCCTCCCAGGAGACCCTGGTCCCGCCCGAACCCGGTTGGGACCCGGCCGAGGAACTCGCGTTCCTGCTCCAGGACGCGATGGAGCAGCAGACCGGAGCACCCTCCGCGACGGACACCTCGGCGCTCGCACCCGCCCCGGGCACACCGCTGAGCAATCTGCAGGAGATCACGGCGGAGCTGCCCCCGTTGAGGGAGTCCCCGACGAGTCACCGCAGGGTCCGCAGAGGGAGAAAGGTGAGCCGGCTGCGCGCCGCGAGCCTGTTCGTCGCCGCGCTTGCCGCGGTCATCGCCGCCTCAGTGAGCCTGTTCGGCGGCATGGTGGCCTACGAACCGTTGCGGCTGGCCGCCGTGACCCGTACCCGCGGCAGCGTGGTGTCCTGGTGGCCGCTGCTGGTCTACGGGCCCTGGCTGGTGGCCTCGTTGGCGGTGCTGCGGGCCGCGCTGCACCAGCGCCGCGCGGTGCACTCCTGGGCCGTCGTCCTGCTGTTCTCGGCCATCGCGATGCTGCTCTGCATCGCGGAGGCGCCCAGGACGATCAGCGACGGCGCGGCGGCCGCCCTGCCCGGACTGGCCTCGCTGGTCTGCTTCCAGCAGGTCATCCGCCAGATCACGCTCACCCGTCCGCCCCGGCGGGCGGTGCCGCGTCACCGGCAACGCGCCGCGGTCACTCCGGGTGACGATCCGTCGGGCAGGGCGGCCGCCGATCCGGTGTCCCTTCCGCAGCAGCGGCAGAATGCCGTGCGTTCGCCGCGGCCCGGTACGGGTCCCGGAAAACGAACCTGA
- a CDS encoding transglycosylase SLT domain-containing protein, giving the protein MHAIMRRPVFRKSAVASLAAAGAAAVTLTLAPSPAHAAEPAKASTAQTQAQTDKIKAIVKAGEKKHGDDLEGWIRTALDVMDAKNIPGTYEGLHRNIMRESSGNPNAQNNWDVNAQNGIPSKGLLQTIQPTFEAYHVKGTKDSITDPVANIVAACNYAADKYGSMDNVDSAY; this is encoded by the coding sequence GTGCACGCCATCATGCGCCGCCCCGTCTTCCGCAAGTCCGCCGTGGCCTCCCTCGCCGCTGCGGGCGCCGCCGCCGTCACCCTCACCCTCGCCCCGAGCCCGGCACACGCCGCCGAGCCGGCCAAGGCCTCCACCGCGCAGACCCAGGCCCAGACCGACAAGATCAAGGCCATCGTCAAGGCCGGCGAGAAGAAGCACGGCGACGACCTCGAAGGCTGGATCCGCACTGCCCTGGACGTCATGGACGCCAAGAACATCCCGGGCACCTACGAAGGCCTGCACCGCAACATCATGCGCGAGTCCTCCGGCAACCCGAACGCGCAGAACAACTGGGACGTCAACGCCCAGAACGGCATCCCCTCGAAGGGCCTGCTCCAGACGATCCAGCCCACCTTCGAGGCCTACCACGTCAAGGGCACGAAGGACTCCATCACCGACCCGGTCGCCAACATCGTCGCCGCCTGCAACTACGCGGCCGACAAGTACGGCTCCATGGACAACGTCGACTCCGCCTACTGA